One window from the genome of Fulvivirga lutea encodes:
- a CDS encoding DEAD/DEAH box helicase: protein MAIEPKNFDDFKLNRQLLNAVEEAGFTEPTPIQIKAIPLALSGHDVIGLAQTGTGKTAAYLLPLLMKVKYAQGEHPRALILAPTRELILQIEENIQLLSKYTDLRFVSLYGGVGPKTQIEEIQKGVDIIITTPGRFLDIYLKGELVTKLLKTLIIDEADKMMDMGFMPQIRRILEVIPVKRQNLLFSATMSPFVKTLCEEFLEFPEMVEVTPEQMTVETVDQVLYEVPNLKSKINFLEHILKDDSYSRVIVFTKTKSTADNVFKYLERKKMGPLRVIHSNKGQNSRINAMNEFKEGKLRILVSTDISARGIDVSMVSHVINFDVPLIYEDYVHRIGRTGRAKNLGIAITFANKAEMYHIKKIEELINQPIPRKKVPSEIKMEQTPREENIEIEREIDMFKRREDPDYKGAFHDKKDKPFKSKDKRGNNSKKKRRR, encoded by the coding sequence ATGGCAATTGAACCTAAGAATTTTGATGATTTTAAATTAAACAGGCAGTTGCTCAATGCAGTGGAAGAGGCAGGCTTCACAGAACCAACTCCAATACAAATAAAGGCCATTCCTTTAGCTTTATCAGGTCATGATGTTATTGGTTTAGCTCAAACCGGAACCGGAAAAACGGCTGCCTATTTATTGCCACTTCTAATGAAAGTTAAGTATGCTCAAGGAGAACACCCACGGGCATTAATTTTGGCGCCAACGCGCGAACTAATTTTGCAAATTGAGGAGAACATTCAGCTTCTTTCTAAATACACTGACCTTCGTTTTGTTTCTCTATATGGAGGTGTTGGGCCTAAAACGCAGATTGAAGAAATTCAAAAGGGGGTCGATATTATTATCACGACACCTGGTAGGTTTTTAGACATTTACTTAAAAGGTGAACTCGTAACAAAGCTTTTGAAAACCCTCATCATTGATGAAGCCGATAAGATGATGGATATGGGATTTATGCCACAGATAAGAAGAATTTTGGAGGTGATTCCGGTGAAAAGACAAAACCTACTGTTCAGTGCTACCATGTCGCCATTTGTAAAGACACTTTGCGAGGAGTTTTTGGAATTCCCTGAAATGGTAGAAGTGACTCCTGAACAGATGACTGTAGAAACAGTGGATCAGGTATTATACGAAGTGCCGAACTTAAAATCTAAGATTAATTTTCTGGAGCATATACTTAAGGACGATTCCTATTCCAGGGTAATTGTATTTACAAAAACAAAATCCACCGCTGATAATGTTTTTAAATACTTAGAACGTAAAAAAATGGGGCCGCTTCGAGTAATTCATTCAAACAAAGGGCAAAATAGCCGTATTAATGCGATGAATGAATTTAAGGAAGGTAAATTAAGAATTCTTGTATCAACAGATATATCAGCTCGAGGCATAGATGTAAGTATGGTTTCCCATGTTATTAATTTTGATGTGCCGCTTATTTATGAAGACTATGTGCACAGGATTGGGCGAACGGGTAGAGCCAAAAATTTGGGTATTGCCATCACATTCGCTAATAAAGCCGAAATGTATCATATCAAAAAAATTGAGGAGCTGATTAATCAACCGATTCCACGTAAAAAAGTGCCGTCAGAAATTAAAATGGAACAAACACCTCGTGAAGAAAATATTGAGATTGAACGAGAAATAGATATGTTCAAAAGGAGGGAAGACCCTGATTACAAAGGGGCATTCCATGACAAAAAAGATAAACCATTTAAATCAAAAGATAAGAGAGGTAATAATTCAAAAAAGAAGCGTAGAAGATGA
- a CDS encoding dihydroorotase: MPKTLIKNAKLVNEGKIFESDLLINGQFIEKIESNISADSADQIIDADGNYLLPGLIDDQVHFREPGLTHKANIFTESRAAVAGGVTSFMEMPNTVPNTLTQELLADKYAIGAKSSLANYSFFMGASNDNLEEVLKTNPKDVCGVKVFMGSSTGNMLVDDEKTLEGLFSNVSMLIATHCEDEDTIRKNTELYKQKYGEDVPMECHPLIRSEEACYLSSSMAASLAKKHGTRLHILHISTEKELMLFDNSIPLADKKLTSEACIHHLWFNDSHYKEKGALIKWNPAVKKESDQKAILQAVLDDRIDVIATDHAPHTIEEKSNKYFNAPSGGPLVQHSLVALLEMYHQGKISLEKIIEKASHNVAVLFQIEKRGYIREGYFADLVLVNLNNPWEVSNDNILAKCGWSPFEGTKFQSQVTHTFISGHLAYENGKFDESQLGMRLTFNR; encoded by the coding sequence ATGCCAAAGACATTAATAAAAAACGCCAAATTAGTAAACGAAGGAAAAATATTTGAAAGCGATTTGCTAATCAATGGCCAATTCATTGAAAAAATAGAATCGAATATAAGTGCTGATTCCGCTGATCAAATCATTGATGCCGATGGAAATTATCTACTGCCAGGATTAATAGATGATCAGGTTCATTTTAGAGAACCCGGGCTAACTCATAAGGCAAATATTTTTACAGAATCTAGAGCAGCTGTGGCTGGAGGGGTCACTTCTTTCATGGAGATGCCAAATACTGTACCTAATACGTTAACCCAGGAACTGCTTGCAGACAAATATGCGATTGGCGCCAAGAGCTCATTAGCAAACTATTCATTTTTCATGGGAGCATCTAATGATAATCTTGAAGAGGTTCTTAAGACTAACCCAAAAGACGTTTGTGGAGTAAAGGTATTCATGGGATCTTCTACAGGAAATATGCTTGTGGATGATGAAAAAACATTGGAAGGGCTTTTTTCAAATGTTTCCATGCTAATAGCCACGCATTGCGAGGATGAAGATACTATCAGAAAAAACACAGAGCTTTATAAACAGAAATATGGGGAGGACGTCCCCATGGAATGTCATCCGCTCATTCGAAGTGAAGAAGCTTGCTATCTATCATCCAGTATGGCCGCATCATTGGCAAAGAAGCATGGAACTCGCTTGCATATTCTACATATATCAACAGAAAAAGAATTAATGCTCTTTGATAATTCAATACCCTTAGCAGATAAAAAGCTGACCTCCGAAGCATGTATTCACCATCTATGGTTTAACGATTCACATTACAAAGAAAAAGGGGCACTCATTAAATGGAACCCTGCAGTGAAAAAAGAATCCGATCAAAAAGCTATATTACAAGCTGTTTTAGATGATCGTATCGATGTGATAGCTACTGATCATGCCCCGCATACTATCGAGGAAAAATCAAATAAATATTTTAATGCTCCATCAGGTGGGCCATTGGTGCAACATAGCTTGGTGGCGCTATTAGAAATGTATCATCAAGGTAAAATTTCACTCGAGAAGATTATTGAGAAGGCATCTCATAATGTAGCAGTATTATTTCAGATTGAAAAAAGAGGCTACATCAGAGAAGGATATTTTGCTGACCTTGTATTAGTAAACCTAAACAACCCGTGGGAAGTATCTAATGATAATATACTTGCTAAATGTGGGTGGTCTCCTTTTGAGGGTACAAAATTCCAATCTCAAGTAACACATACTTTTATTTCAGGACATTTGGCTTACGAAAACGGAAAATTCGATGAAAGCCAACTCGGAATGAGATTGACCTTTAACAGGTAG
- the infB gene encoding translation initiation factor IF-2: protein MADEKTMRLSQVARKLNVGLSTIVDFLADKGFDVESSPNAKVTGEQFSMLSREFADSAHEKEEASGLSIGTKHHEVAIDSGSSKSTQKSDDEEVLIKNLSADKVSSEQKEEAKKPEKVEPERTKLQGFKVLGKIDLDKKKQEEKAKEEPVKKEEPKVEEKPAAKEEKKEEKVEPKAEPKKEEAPKAEEKKEEEKGVISAKADKLQGLKVVGKIELPKEKDRRSKPVASSDDRKEEKKKRPRKRVARNDDRRRPDQRGGGKRIEKEEPSDKEIQDKIKATLAKLSGNKSKKGGAKYRREKRSAIADAKEEQMLQEQEQSKTLKVTEFISANDLASLMNVSVNDVISVCMNLGMFVSINQRLDAESITVIADEFDFNVEFTSADDEVEVEEVEDAAEDLEERAPIVTIMGHVDHGKTSLLDYIRSSKVTAGEAGGITQHIGAYDVMTESGNKIAFLDTPGHEAFTAMRARGAKVTDIVIIVVAADDDVMPQTKEAINHAQVAGVPIVIAINKIDKPGANPDKVKESLSGINILVEDWGGKYQCQEISAKTGQGIDELLEKVLLEAELLELKANHKKKASGTVVEASLDKGRGYVATVLVQNGTLEVGDILLAGAYYGRVKAMFDHTGAQVKKAGPSTPVLMLGLDGAPQAGDKFNVMESDREAREIATKREQILREQSIRTKKHITLDEIGRRLAIGSFKELNVIIKGDVDGSIEALSDSLLKLSTEEIQVNIIHKGVGQISESDVLLASASDAVIVGFQVRPSGAAKKVAENEEIEIRLYSVIYDAINDVKDAMEGMLDPEVEEVIVGNVEVREIFKITKIGTVAGCMVTDGYIKKANPIRLIRDGIVIYSGEMGQLKRFKDDVAEVKNGYECGLSIKGFNDIKVGDVVESYEERETKRTL, encoded by the coding sequence ATGGCAGATGAAAAAACCATGAGGTTAAGCCAGGTAGCAAGAAAGCTCAACGTAGGATTATCTACGATTGTAGATTTTCTGGCAGACAAAGGCTTTGATGTTGAGAGCAGTCCGAACGCTAAAGTTACGGGTGAGCAATTCTCCATGCTCTCTCGTGAATTTGCAGATTCTGCTCATGAGAAAGAGGAAGCCTCAGGTCTTTCAATAGGCACCAAGCATCATGAGGTTGCTATCGATTCCGGTAGCTCAAAATCAACCCAAAAATCTGATGATGAAGAGGTTTTAATTAAAAACCTTTCGGCTGATAAGGTTAGCTCTGAGCAGAAAGAGGAAGCGAAGAAACCAGAAAAAGTTGAGCCTGAAAGAACAAAACTTCAAGGCTTCAAGGTGCTGGGTAAAATAGATCTAGACAAGAAAAAGCAAGAAGAAAAAGCCAAGGAAGAGCCGGTAAAAAAAGAAGAGCCAAAAGTAGAAGAGAAGCCAGCGGCAAAAGAAGAGAAGAAGGAGGAAAAAGTTGAGCCGAAAGCTGAGCCTAAGAAGGAAGAAGCACCTAAAGCTGAAGAGAAGAAAGAGGAAGAAAAAGGTGTGATCTCGGCCAAAGCTGATAAACTTCAAGGCTTAAAAGTGGTTGGTAAGATTGAGCTTCCAAAAGAAAAGGATAGAAGAAGCAAGCCGGTAGCTTCATCTGATGATCGTAAGGAAGAGAAGAAGAAGAGACCAAGAAAGCGTGTTGCCAGAAACGATGACAGAAGAAGACCTGATCAACGGGGCGGTGGTAAGCGAATAGAGAAGGAAGAACCTTCAGATAAGGAAATCCAAGATAAAATTAAGGCCACTCTTGCAAAATTAAGTGGAAATAAATCCAAAAAGGGTGGAGCAAAATATAGGAGAGAAAAGCGTTCAGCTATAGCAGATGCTAAGGAAGAGCAAATGCTACAAGAGCAGGAGCAGTCTAAAACGCTGAAAGTAACAGAGTTTATTTCGGCAAACGATTTAGCTTCTCTTATGAATGTGTCTGTGAATGACGTAATTTCCGTATGCATGAACTTGGGTATGTTCGTTTCGATCAACCAGAGATTAGATGCTGAATCTATCACAGTAATTGCTGATGAATTTGATTTCAATGTTGAATTTACTTCAGCAGATGATGAGGTAGAAGTAGAAGAAGTAGAGGATGCAGCGGAAGATTTAGAGGAAAGAGCGCCTATCGTAACTATCATGGGTCACGTTGACCATGGTAAGACATCTTTACTTGATTATATCAGAAGCTCAAAAGTTACAGCTGGTGAAGCGGGAGGTATTACACAGCACATTGGTGCCTATGATGTAATGACTGAGAGCGGTAATAAAATTGCATTCTTAGATACACCGGGTCACGAGGCATTTACGGCTATGCGTGCCAGAGGTGCCAAAGTAACGGATATTGTAATTATTGTTGTTGCTGCGGATGACGATGTGATGCCACAAACCAAAGAAGCAATTAATCATGCTCAGGTGGCAGGTGTTCCAATTGTAATTGCAATCAATAAAATTGATAAGCCGGGAGCTAATCCTGATAAAGTAAAAGAATCGTTATCTGGCATAAATATTCTGGTTGAAGACTGGGGTGGTAAATACCAGTGCCAGGAAATTTCAGCTAAAACAGGTCAGGGTATAGATGAGTTGCTTGAAAAAGTACTGCTTGAAGCAGAATTGCTTGAACTAAAAGCAAATCACAAAAAGAAAGCATCAGGAACTGTTGTTGAAGCATCTCTTGACAAAGGTAGAGGTTATGTAGCCACTGTACTTGTACAGAATGGTACGCTGGAAGTTGGTGATATCTTGTTAGCTGGAGCCTACTATGGTAGGGTAAAAGCGATGTTTGATCATACGGGCGCACAAGTTAAGAAGGCGGGTCCTTCCACTCCTGTATTGATGTTAGGATTAGATGGAGCTCCTCAAGCTGGAGATAAATTTAATGTAATGGAGTCTGACCGTGAGGCACGTGAAATTGCCACTAAACGTGAGCAAATTTTACGAGAGCAGTCGATCAGAACTAAGAAACATATTACGTTGGATGAGATTGGTAGAAGATTGGCTATCGGCTCATTTAAAGAATTGAATGTTATTATCAAAGGTGATGTGGATGGATCCATTGAAGCATTATCAGATTCATTGTTGAAATTAAGTACAGAAGAAATTCAGGTGAACATCATACATAAAGGTGTTGGACAGATATCTGAGTCGGATGTACTTCTTGCATCAGCTTCTGATGCAGTTATTGTTGGTTTCCAGGTGAGACCATCAGGAGCGGCTAAGAAAGTAGCTGAAAACGAGGAGATAGAAATCAGACTTTATTCTGTAATCTATGATGCAATCAACGATGTGAAAGATGCTATGGAGGGTATGTTAGATCCTGAAGTAGAGGAAGTAATTGTTGGTAACGTTGAAGTTCGTGAAATCTTTAAAATCACTAAGATTGGTACAGTAGCTGGTTGTATGGTAACCGATGGTTACATTAAGAAAGCGAATCCAATTCGTCTTATTAGAGACGGTATCGTAATCTACTCAGGCGAGATGGGACAATTGAAGAGATTCAAAGATGATGTTGCTGAAGTTAAGAATGGTTATGAGTGCGGATTAAGCATTAAAGGTTTCAATGACATCAAAGTAGGTGACGTTGTCGAGAGTTATGAGGAGAGAGAAACAAAACGTACATTGTAA
- the nusA gene encoding transcription termination factor NusA, whose protein sequence is MNASVLIESFADFAKQKNIDRPTMIRILEDVFRTMIRKKFETDENFDIIINADKGDLEIWRFREIVDDNSEDIWDHDKISLTDARKIEPDFEIGEEVAEEITLEDFGRRAVMTARQTLIQRVKDLEKDILYEKYKDLVGEIITGEVYQILSREILLIDAEGNEISIPRSEQIHKDRFRKGDQVRAIVDRVEMYNGSPKIILSRTSPVFLERLFENEVPEVYDGLITIKKVVREPGERAKVAVESYDDRIDPVGACVGMKGSRIHSIVRELQNENIDVINFTDNMDLYITRALSPAKITSIKMSEDDDRVSVFLKPDQVSLAIGKGGQNIKLASRLVGKEIDVFRELGEFDEEDVDLDEFGDEIEDWVIDELKRIGLDTAKSVLALNAEELARRTDLEEETIEDILKILKQEFE, encoded by the coding sequence ATGAATGCTTCTGTATTAATTGAATCATTCGCTGATTTTGCGAAACAGAAAAACATAGACAGACCTACTATGATCAGAATTCTGGAAGATGTTTTCAGAACTATGATCAGAAAGAAGTTTGAAACAGATGAGAACTTCGACATTATTATTAATGCCGATAAGGGTGACTTAGAGATATGGAGGTTTAGAGAAATTGTTGATGATAACTCTGAGGACATCTGGGATCACGACAAAATTAGCCTAACAGATGCCAGAAAAATTGAGCCTGACTTTGAAATAGGCGAAGAGGTGGCTGAAGAAATCACATTAGAGGATTTCGGAAGAAGAGCGGTAATGACTGCCAGACAGACCCTAATTCAAAGAGTGAAGGATCTTGAAAAAGATATCCTTTATGAAAAATATAAAGATCTTGTAGGTGAAATTATCACAGGTGAGGTTTATCAAATACTGAGCAGAGAAATCTTATTGATCGATGCTGAAGGTAACGAAATATCTATTCCAAGATCAGAGCAAATTCATAAAGATCGTTTTAGAAAAGGTGATCAGGTTAGAGCTATTGTTGACCGTGTTGAAATGTACAACGGTAGCCCTAAAATTATCTTGTCTAGAACAAGTCCAGTGTTCTTAGAAAGACTTTTCGAGAATGAGGTTCCTGAAGTGTATGACGGACTTATCACTATTAAGAAAGTGGTGCGTGAACCGGGTGAAAGAGCAAAAGTAGCAGTGGAATCATACGATGACAGAATTGATCCTGTAGGTGCATGTGTTGGTATGAAAGGCTCTAGAATTCACAGTATTGTTAGAGAATTACAGAACGAGAATATTGATGTTATCAACTTTACTGATAACATGGACTTATATATAACAAGAGCTTTGAGCCCTGCTAAGATTACCAGCATAAAAATGTCTGAGGACGATGATAGGGTATCTGTGTTCTTAAAGCCAGATCAGGTTTCATTGGCAATTGGTAAAGGTGGTCAAAATATCAAGTTGGCTAGTAGATTGGTTGGTAAGGAAATTGACGTGTTCAGAGAGTTAGGTGAGTTTGATGAGGAGGATGTTGATCTTGATGAATTCGGAGATGAAATTGAAGACTGGGTAATTGATGAATTAAAAAGAATTGGTTTAGATACCGCAAAAAGTGTGTTGGCACTAAATGCTGAAGAGCTTGCAAGAAGAACTGATTTAGAAGAAGAGACTATCGAAGATATTCTGAAAATATTAAAGCAGGAGTTCGAATAA
- the rimP gene encoding ribosome assembly cofactor RimP, with the protein MENLKSIVTKLAEANLTKKEHFLVDVIVSADKGPTKITILLDGDEGVTIDDCAEMSRAVGFALEEDEIVDSKYTLEVTSPGVDFPLDTLRQYKKNIGRKLKISTTDGKDIKGILKEVSEKRLLLDKEVKKGKKVDHVPLEMSFDQIKRTIVQVSFK; encoded by the coding sequence TTGGAGAATTTAAAGTCGATAGTAACTAAGCTGGCTGAGGCTAACCTCACTAAAAAAGAGCACTTTTTAGTGGACGTAATTGTTTCGGCAGACAAAGGACCAACTAAAATTACTATTCTTTTAGATGGTGATGAAGGCGTAACTATCGATGATTGTGCCGAAATGAGTCGAGCCGTTGGGTTCGCCTTAGAGGAAGATGAAATTGTGGATTCTAAGTATACTTTAGAAGTTACCTCACCTGGAGTGGATTTCCCGCTAGACACATTAAGGCAATACAAGAAAAATATCGGGCGTAAGCTCAAAATCTCAACTACTGATGGTAAGGATATCAAAGGTATTCTTAAGGAAGTAAGCGAGAAGAGGTTGTTGCTCGATAAGGAAGTTAAAAAAGGGAAGAAGGTTGATCATGTGCCACTAGAAATGTCATTTGATCAAATAAAGAGAACAATTGTTCAGGTATCGTTTAAATAA
- a CDS encoding M28 family peptidase — MKNLYFLASIAFIALLTSCGDDKSKQESKEQPKEVFVPQFNSDSAYAYVKKQVEFGPRVPNSKNHTETGNYLIEKLKSFNWEVQEQNFEATTFDNQLLYLRNIIASYNPKKSKRILLAAHWDTRPFADKDNDRIEEPILGANDGASGVSVLLEIARVINTYDSLDLGVDIIFFDGEDWGERPNEYIQPTNGLESWWCLGSQYWSKNKHEPKYSAYYGILLDMVGGENAKFYKEGYSMESAPSIVNKVWNRGAELGYSRYFINQPGGQITDDHYFVNKYGKIPMIDIIPMDPTDGSFGAFHHTHDDNMDIISKQTLKAVGETVLHVLYNE; from the coding sequence TTGAAAAATTTATACTTTTTGGCATCAATTGCCTTTATCGCCCTACTCACTTCCTGCGGTGATGACAAATCGAAGCAAGAATCTAAGGAGCAACCCAAGGAAGTTTTTGTACCCCAATTTAATTCTGATTCAGCTTATGCTTATGTAAAAAAACAAGTTGAGTTTGGGCCAAGAGTACCAAATAGTAAAAACCACACTGAAACAGGTAATTATTTGATAGAAAAGCTCAAATCATTCAATTGGGAAGTTCAGGAACAAAATTTTGAAGCCACTACTTTTGACAATCAACTTCTCTATTTGAGAAATATTATTGCCAGCTATAACCCAAAAAAATCAAAGAGAATTTTACTTGCAGCCCATTGGGACACGAGGCCTTTCGCAGATAAAGATAATGACAGAATAGAAGAGCCAATATTAGGTGCCAATGACGGTGCAAGTGGCGTTAGCGTATTATTAGAAATTGCTCGGGTTATTAATACCTATGATTCTTTAGATCTGGGAGTTGATATCATTTTCTTTGATGGCGAAGATTGGGGTGAAAGACCCAATGAATACATCCAACCTACTAATGGCCTTGAAAGCTGGTGGTGTCTTGGATCGCAATACTGGTCGAAAAATAAACATGAGCCTAAGTACTCCGCTTATTATGGCATATTACTAGATATGGTGGGTGGTGAAAATGCGAAGTTTTATAAAGAAGGTTATAGTATGGAAAGTGCCCCTTCTATAGTTAATAAGGTATGGAATAGAGGAGCTGAGCTTGGTTATTCACGTTATTTCATTAATCAACCGGGAGGGCAAATTACTGATGACCATTATTTTGTAAATAAGTATGGCAAAATTCCAATGATAGACATTATACCTATGGACCCGACTGACGGCTCATTTGGTGCCTTCCATCATACCCATGACGATAACATGGATATCATTAGCAAACAAACACTAAAGGCTGTTGGAGAAACGGTACTTCACGTTTTGTATAACGAATGA